The Thalassoroseus pseudoceratinae genome has a segment encoding these proteins:
- the rpsO gene encoding 30S ribosomal protein S15, which produces MSVTKERKSEIVEEYRRSDNDVGSPEVQIAVATERIANLTTHLRENPKDYASQRGLMQLVSRRKKLLRYLADNTPERYREILKRLNLRK; this is translated from the coding sequence ATGTCTGTGACCAAAGAGCGGAAATCAGAAATTGTTGAAGAATACCGACGTTCGGACAACGACGTCGGTTCACCGGAAGTCCAAATCGCGGTCGCCACAGAGCGAATCGCCAACCTGACGACTCACCTCCGGGAAAACCCCAAAGATTACGCAAGCCAACGTGGCTTGATGCAACTCGTGAGTCGTCGCAAGAAATTGCTCCGTTACTTGGCTGACAACACGCCAGAACGGTACCGTGAGATTCTCAAGCGGTTGAACCTCCGGAAGTAG
- a CDS encoding L-fuconate dehydratase, producing MTTITKLTAKDIRFPTSKSLAGSDAMNLDPDYSAAYVILETDSDGLEGHGMTFTIGRGNELCVQAIEALGPLVVGTTLEEFRANRADYWRRVTGDSQLRWVGPEKGVIHLATAAVINAMWDLDAKAAGKPLWRMVCDFSPEEFVDAIDFRYLTDAITRESALDHLRKLAETKADRIAVLEDEGYPSYTTSAGWLGYSDDQLRSLCREMLSRGWERFKIKVGRDLQDDIRRCRIIREEIGPDRNLMMDANQVWDVPQAIEHMRELAEFNPWFIEEPTSPDDVLGHAAIAKAIAPIRVATGEHCHNRVMFKQFLQAGGMQVCQIDSCRLGGVNEVLAVLLLAAHFDVPVYPHAGGVGLCEYVQHLSMIDYVCVSGSTEDRATEYADHLHEHFFDPVVMKNGRYQAPTAPGYSITMKPESLADYDFPTGSAWAHQGN from the coding sequence ATGACAACGATTACCAAATTGACGGCCAAAGACATCCGTTTTCCGACTTCGAAGAGTCTCGCCGGATCGGATGCGATGAATCTCGATCCCGATTATTCCGCCGCCTACGTGATTCTAGAAACCGACAGCGACGGTCTTGAAGGTCACGGGATGACATTCACGATCGGCCGAGGCAACGAATTGTGTGTCCAGGCCATCGAAGCACTTGGTCCGTTGGTGGTGGGGACGACACTTGAGGAATTCCGTGCCAACCGTGCGGATTATTGGCGGCGTGTTACTGGTGATAGCCAACTCCGTTGGGTCGGGCCGGAGAAGGGCGTCATCCATTTGGCGACGGCCGCGGTCATCAATGCGATGTGGGATCTCGATGCCAAAGCCGCCGGTAAACCGTTGTGGCGGATGGTTTGTGATTTCTCACCGGAAGAATTCGTCGATGCCATCGATTTCCGCTACCTCACCGACGCTATCACCCGAGAATCCGCCTTGGACCACCTGCGGAAACTTGCGGAGACCAAAGCGGACCGAATTGCGGTGCTTGAAGACGAAGGGTACCCATCTTACACAACCTCCGCTGGCTGGTTGGGTTACAGTGATGACCAACTCCGATCGCTCTGCCGGGAGATGCTCTCACGTGGTTGGGAACGCTTCAAAATCAAAGTGGGGCGTGATCTGCAAGATGATATCCGTCGATGCCGAATCATTCGTGAGGAGATCGGCCCCGATCGCAATTTAATGATGGACGCCAACCAGGTCTGGGATGTTCCGCAGGCCATCGAACACATGCGAGAACTTGCGGAGTTCAATCCCTGGTTTATCGAAGAACCGACCAGCCCCGACGATGTTCTCGGTCATGCGGCGATCGCAAAGGCCATCGCCCCCATTCGTGTTGCCACCGGCGAACATTGTCATAACCGTGTGATGTTCAAGCAGTTCCTGCAAGCTGGGGGAATGCAAGTCTGCCAGATCGACAGTTGCCGTCTGGGTGGCGTCAACGAAGTTCTCGCGGTGCTCCTGCTAGCGGCCCACTTCGATGTCCCCGTGTATCCGCACGCGGGTGGCGTTGGGCTGTGTGAGTATGTCCAGCATCTTTCGATGATCGATTACGTGTGCGTCAGCGGAAGCACGGAAGATCGGGCCACCGAATACGCCGATCACCTGCACGAACACTTCTTTGACCCAGTCGTCATGAAAAACGGACGATATCAAGCCCCGACTGCACCGGGCTATAGCATCACCATGAAGCCGGAATCACTGGCGGATTACGATTTTCCAACCGGATCAGCTTGGGCACACCAGGGGAATTGA
- a CDS encoding radical SAM protein, giving the protein MYLLKMAKRALFEADKRLLFKAAWTMGVKGTRSVRLHKKRLKQGNYFPPFLYVSVINSCNLRCQGCWVDVAAKQQTIDLEAMNKLINEAKAMGNVFFGIVGGEPFMHPQLLEIFEAHPECYFQVFTNGQFITPEKAKQLHKLGNVTPLISVEGNEIISDERRGRKDVFSKTMQGVHNCLEAGVFTGVCTSVCQTNIDDLLTEEWVDKLIEMGVFYTWFHIYRPMGPDASPELCLTPEQQLRARKFVVEMRAKKPIVIIDAYFDGNGEALCPAATGITNHINPWGGIEPCPIVQFATDNIHDESKTLAEKFNSPYLNGFRKLSRETTRGCIVLERPDLLKQLVEEHSAPDATARGTALAELDAMKVRTSQFNPGNEIPEKNIWYRLAKRFWFNDFGVYRDQDHSTTAAPGVLAANGSEPEANSDPALPILQ; this is encoded by the coding sequence ATGTATTTGCTCAAGATGGCCAAGCGGGCCTTGTTTGAAGCCGACAAACGATTGCTGTTCAAAGCCGCCTGGACAATGGGCGTGAAGGGCACACGCAGCGTGCGGTTGCACAAGAAACGTTTGAAGCAAGGCAATTACTTTCCGCCGTTTCTGTATGTGTCGGTGATCAACTCCTGCAATTTGCGGTGTCAGGGGTGTTGGGTCGATGTGGCCGCCAAGCAGCAGACGATCGACTTGGAGGCCATGAACAAGCTCATCAATGAAGCGAAAGCGATGGGCAACGTATTCTTCGGCATCGTCGGTGGCGAACCGTTCATGCATCCGCAGTTGCTGGAGATTTTCGAAGCCCATCCGGAGTGCTACTTTCAAGTCTTCACCAACGGGCAGTTCATCACGCCGGAGAAAGCGAAGCAACTTCACAAGCTCGGCAACGTCACGCCGTTGATCAGCGTGGAAGGCAACGAAATCATCTCCGATGAACGTCGTGGCCGCAAAGACGTCTTCAGCAAAACGATGCAAGGCGTCCACAATTGCTTGGAGGCGGGCGTCTTCACCGGCGTGTGCACGAGCGTGTGTCAGACGAATATCGACGACTTGCTCACCGAAGAGTGGGTCGACAAGCTCATCGAAATGGGTGTGTTCTACACGTGGTTCCACATCTATCGTCCGATGGGACCGGATGCCTCGCCGGAATTGTGTCTCACGCCGGAGCAGCAATTGCGGGCGCGGAAGTTTGTCGTCGAGATGCGGGCGAAGAAGCCGATTGTGATTATCGACGCCTACTTCGACGGCAATGGTGAAGCCCTGTGTCCGGCGGCGACGGGGATCACGAACCACATCAATCCCTGGGGCGGAATCGAACCCTGCCCGATCGTGCAATTCGCGACCGACAACATCCATGACGAATCGAAAACGCTCGCCGAGAAATTTAATTCACCGTACCTCAACGGCTTCCGCAAACTCTCGCGGGAGACGACACGCGGCTGCATTGTGCTCGAACGGCCCGATCTGCTGAAGCAACTGGTCGAGGAACATTCCGCCCCCGACGCCACCGCACGCGGCACCGCACTCGCCGAGTTAGACGCCATGAAAGTTCGCACATCGCAATTCAATCCCGGCAACGAAATCCCGGAGAAGAACATCTGGTACCGATTGGCCAAACGCTTCTGGTTCAACGACTTCGGCGTTTACCGCGATCAGGATCACAGCACGACGGCAGCTCCTGGCGTGTTGGCGGCGAATGGTTCCGAACCGGAAGCCAATTCCGATCCGGCATTGCCGATCTTGCAATAG
- a CDS encoding aspartate 1-decarboxylase, whose protein sequence is MKWFLSSKIHHATVTQADVEYIGSITIDSSLMERVGLEPGEKVMVAALESGARLETYVLEGEPDSGVICMNGPAARQIQAGDHIIIFGYTLSETPIEPKAILVDGENHFVKWL, encoded by the coding sequence ATGAAGTGGTTTTTGTCTTCCAAGATACATCATGCGACCGTTACGCAAGCGGATGTGGAATATATCGGCAGCATTACGATTGATTCCTCGCTGATGGAGCGAGTCGGTTTGGAACCCGGCGAAAAGGTCATGGTCGCAGCGTTGGAGTCCGGGGCACGGCTGGAAACCTACGTTCTCGAAGGGGAACCCGACAGCGGCGTGATTTGCATGAACGGCCCGGCGGCACGACAGATTCAAGCAGGCGACCACATCATCATTTTCGGCTACACACTCTCCGAAACCCCAATCGAGCCGAAAGCCATCTTGGTGGATGGAGAGAACCATTTCGTGAAGTGGTTGTAA
- a CDS encoding vWA domain-containing protein produces MSFANPWGLLALLAMPAIVAIHMYHRRFPPIVVAGVHLWGVQHEMRSVGRKRERLPITPSLLLELLAAFLIAMILSQPRFGELGRATHLVVVLDNSASMQAEPNRNTSFRDLAATKLLERLDELNRGSRVTALITGNRPETLIGPLASVDEAREQISEWQPTASIHEFSSAWDQAAQFAGDSGDMLFLTDHLPTDATPLPRRMETWAVGERLPNVAILAARWQIDPDSADNEIYLRFVNYNTNTAVVSVQGRAGEQPIFEQDLTIAPGAETPLLVPVPSGLGIMTIDLSTPQDGLAIDNAVTLIEPRERPVKIAVDLAADPTTQAAVNKAIEAIPDIEQVSADDADLVITSPNPLPRSDRELWWLGIGPLSRTDEAKEAAVDLGGPYILEKRHPLLEGLELGNLVWGGVQEIGLNVNPLITADQLPLLGQLEGTRTTAFLLNIDLSRSQLSESENWPILLSNLIELRRDDLPGLRRWNYRVGEIIRFRWPLSESDTDLQLVSEQSERELARDLYGIVEIGGLDQPGVYEIFDGEKLLDRFAVNFHDPRESVLTALNDGVIEPQSTETANDFRFDNPYSWLILLALAVVMVAALADWRVVKA; encoded by the coding sequence ATGTCGTTTGCCAACCCTTGGGGATTACTCGCGTTGCTGGCGATGCCAGCGATTGTGGCGATTCATATGTACCATCGCCGCTTTCCACCGATCGTAGTCGCGGGCGTGCACTTGTGGGGTGTTCAACATGAGATGCGGTCAGTCGGTCGCAAACGAGAACGTCTACCGATCACACCATCATTGCTGCTTGAACTCCTGGCAGCGTTTCTGATTGCCATGATCCTGTCGCAACCGCGTTTCGGGGAACTCGGACGCGCGACGCACTTGGTTGTGGTTCTCGACAATTCCGCTTCGATGCAAGCCGAGCCGAATCGGAACACCTCGTTCCGTGACCTCGCAGCGACGAAATTGCTGGAGCGGTTGGATGAATTGAACCGTGGAAGTCGTGTAACCGCACTGATCACCGGCAACCGACCGGAAACGTTGATCGGCCCGTTGGCCAGTGTCGACGAAGCTCGCGAACAGATTTCCGAGTGGCAACCGACGGCCTCGATTCATGAATTCAGCTCTGCCTGGGACCAAGCCGCACAATTTGCGGGTGATTCCGGGGACATGCTGTTTTTGACGGACCACTTACCGACGGACGCAACACCGCTCCCTCGACGCATGGAAACCTGGGCCGTTGGCGAGCGATTACCGAATGTGGCGATTCTCGCGGCTCGTTGGCAGATTGATCCCGACTCAGCGGATAACGAAATCTACTTACGATTCGTTAACTACAACACAAACACGGCCGTTGTATCTGTGCAGGGCCGAGCAGGGGAGCAGCCCATTTTTGAACAGGATTTGACCATCGCTCCCGGTGCCGAAACGCCGCTGTTGGTTCCTGTTCCGTCAGGCCTCGGCATCATGACCATTGATCTCTCAACGCCCCAAGACGGTTTGGCGATCGACAACGCTGTGACCCTGATTGAACCCCGCGAACGGCCAGTGAAGATCGCCGTCGATCTGGCGGCTGATCCAACGACGCAAGCCGCCGTGAACAAGGCAATCGAAGCAATCCCGGACATCGAACAAGTGTCGGCGGATGACGCCGATCTCGTCATCACATCACCGAATCCGCTGCCACGATCCGACCGAGAATTGTGGTGGTTGGGAATCGGTCCGCTCAGCCGAACGGACGAAGCGAAGGAAGCGGCGGTGGATCTCGGTGGGCCGTACATTCTCGAAAAACGCCATCCACTCTTGGAAGGCTTGGAGTTGGGGAACTTGGTTTGGGGTGGGGTTCAGGAGATCGGTTTGAACGTCAATCCGCTGATCACCGCCGACCAACTTCCATTGCTCGGTCAACTTGAAGGCACTCGTACGACGGCGTTTCTGTTGAACATCGATCTGAGCCGATCGCAGCTCAGCGAGAGCGAAAACTGGCCGATCCTGCTCAGCAACCTGATCGAACTTCGCCGGGACGATCTGCCGGGACTCCGGCGTTGGAATTACCGCGTCGGTGAGATCATCCGATTTCGTTGGCCGTTATCCGAGAGCGATACGGACCTGCAATTGGTCAGTGAGCAATCCGAACGGGAGTTGGCACGTGACCTCTATGGAATCGTCGAAATCGGCGGGCTCGACCAACCGGGTGTCTACGAGATCTTCGATGGCGAGAAACTGTTGGACCGCTTCGCCGTCAACTTTCATGACCCACGTGAATCCGTACTGACGGCACTGAACGACGGTGTCATCGAACCGCAGTCCACCGAAACCGCCAATGACTTCCGCTTCGATAACCCATATTCCTGGCTGATCTTACTGGCACTCGCAGTCGTTATGGTCGCAGCACTTGCAGACTGGCGGGTTGTCAAAGCGTAA
- a CDS encoding MBL fold metallo-hydrolase translates to MLSDTLLLVGGCSGSFAAPTENRPVFDADSPHQVRYVPFSRQKYGSRTSSYFLRHRDTWIVVDQGLGIEPISEFIIDMLKAERVERPIIHLLQTHYHEDHIEGLRANALMFQKGTTLRFYSPRLQSVTAVRGLPTESPSPTSSCPLDPCMMDVLEAEFCKSYWPVTLDILDQTGATREHEEFQPGDTLQIDDVTIRSVMLSHPGGCVGYRFDFPQSDPVVLATDYEPSPEIDPAVVEFFDGAGLLLTDMQYRHAEYEGQMAIGQRSENRMSRVGWGHATPELLFPYLVRTKRLPRKIRVVHHDPKRSDEDLESFREESYDILCQHVTSGNVDYGFAADGELYWL, encoded by the coding sequence ATGCTTAGCGACACGCTTCTTTTGGTGGGAGGTTGTTCCGGGAGTTTCGCAGCTCCCACGGAGAACCGTCCTGTCTTTGATGCCGACTCTCCTCATCAAGTTCGCTATGTCCCGTTTTCGCGTCAGAAGTACGGCAGTCGGACATCGTCGTATTTTCTGAGACATCGCGATACGTGGATTGTGGTCGATCAAGGGTTGGGAATCGAGCCTATCTCTGAGTTTATCATTGATATGTTGAAGGCGGAACGTGTCGAACGGCCGATCATTCATCTTCTGCAAACCCACTATCATGAAGACCACATTGAAGGTTTGCGGGCGAACGCGTTGATGTTCCAGAAGGGAACGACGTTGCGGTTCTACAGTCCGCGACTTCAGTCGGTGACCGCTGTGCGAGGATTGCCCACGGAGAGTCCCTCACCGACGTCCAGTTGTCCGCTCGATCCCTGCATGATGGACGTGCTTGAGGCGGAGTTCTGTAAGAGTTATTGGCCGGTGACGCTGGATATTCTGGACCAGACCGGGGCCACCCGCGAGCACGAGGAATTCCAGCCCGGCGACACCCTACAAATTGATGACGTCACGATTCGGTCGGTCATGCTATCGCATCCCGGTGGCTGCGTGGGGTATCGTTTCGATTTCCCACAGAGCGATCCGGTGGTGTTGGCGACCGATTATGAACCGTCGCCCGAGATCGATCCGGCCGTGGTCGAATTCTTCGATGGTGCCGGGTTGCTTCTCACGGATATGCAGTACCGACACGCCGAATACGAAGGGCAAATGGCCATCGGACAACGGAGTGAGAATCGCATGTCGCGAGTGGGATGGGGACATGCGACGCCGGAATTGTTGTTTCCCTACCTCGTCCGAACGAAACGGCTACCGCGAAAAATCCGGGTCGTCCATCATGACCCCAAACGATCGGACGAAGATTTGGAGTCATTCCGCGAGGAGAGTTACGACATCCTGTGTCAGCATGTGACGTCTGGCAACGTAGATTACGGATTCGCGGCGGATGGCGAGTTGTATTGGCTATAG
- a CDS encoding serine/threonine-protein kinase produces the protein MPKPSSKPDSISPSCAQALREYRTRLAAGERIPIEDFLAEHPTIASELRAALKDFTKPSASAKRRPRRHERETHSTGPLESETGEQPPMPSAGQVNELSLPLEFGRYRIEKQLGRGAMGAVYLAHDKQLDRPVALKTPTLTTNKNGRQRIERFEREARAAARLNHEFICTIYDVGEIDKVNFIAMEFVDGKPLSELVGTPWPERRAVLMVRRLALAMDHAHAADVVHRDLKPANIMIDRQKRPKIMDFGLARQVDSDDEESRMTQEGAILGTPAYMSPEQVLGDLDTGPPADIYALGIILYELLTGNVPFRGGTTVVLGQILGAETPHLRQALAEIDPELDAICARAMAKKPEDRFRSMKEFAQQLTEFLQGKSTAGSQSNADPVAPPSELPPTLDFDTQTPPVASPPPLQFATDPPVTVSEPASAAVGGSSLFAVAPTPTRASAKKKDYSNAGLITLSLGFVSLVALLIGGAIFLSQSPAESVETEAVAADSPKSQRSTKKAKPVENQPPAEPEPENIEVVEAPETGESPTNDETNATVASTQSPSTSPPTSPAPITMGNRGTRGPTIINRPANRNRNGSGGFGQGGFAGAGSGGLVSPSNATEPAEPSKDEPEQTDNEPKKPRDLIEEKNQARISLNKTTDRRNFDDWYKLLEGQYSDAGGDPREGTYQFLLVNGQRYEADGLAEAAKFMATKIPVKNSSSRYRVWYQPAK, from the coding sequence ATGCCGAAACCATCATCGAAACCAGACTCAATTTCACCTTCATGTGCTCAAGCTCTGCGAGAGTATCGGACTCGTTTGGCCGCCGGCGAGCGGATTCCGATTGAAGATTTCCTCGCCGAACACCCCACGATCGCGTCCGAGTTGCGGGCAGCGCTGAAGGACTTCACCAAACCCTCTGCTTCTGCCAAACGACGACCTCGGCGACACGAGCGAGAAACCCATTCCACCGGGCCTTTGGAATCAGAAACCGGAGAACAACCTCCTATGCCATCGGCTGGTCAAGTCAATGAACTGTCGTTGCCCCTGGAGTTCGGTCGGTACCGTATCGAGAAGCAACTCGGACGCGGAGCGATGGGTGCCGTATATCTCGCTCACGATAAGCAACTCGACCGTCCCGTTGCACTCAAGACACCAACGCTCACGACGAACAAGAACGGTCGACAACGGATCGAACGCTTCGAACGTGAAGCCCGCGCTGCTGCCCGACTGAACCATGAGTTCATCTGCACGATCTACGATGTCGGTGAGATCGACAAGGTGAATTTCATTGCGATGGAATTCGTCGACGGCAAACCGCTTTCGGAACTTGTCGGTACTCCCTGGCCGGAACGTCGCGCCGTATTGATGGTGCGTCGGCTCGCATTGGCGATGGATCACGCCCACGCAGCCGATGTCGTTCACCGCGATCTCAAACCCGCCAACATCATGATCGATCGGCAAAAGCGACCGAAAATCATGGACTTCGGTTTAGCGCGGCAAGTCGATAGCGATGACGAGGAAAGCCGAATGACCCAGGAAGGGGCAATCCTTGGCACTCCGGCGTATATGTCCCCTGAGCAAGTCTTGGGAGACCTCGATACCGGCCCTCCCGCCGACATCTACGCCCTTGGCATCATCCTATACGAATTGTTGACCGGCAACGTCCCGTTCCGTGGTGGTACAACGGTCGTGCTTGGGCAAATCCTCGGTGCGGAAACTCCACACCTACGCCAAGCACTCGCAGAAATTGATCCCGAATTGGACGCCATCTGCGCCCGTGCAATGGCGAAGAAACCGGAAGACCGCTTCCGCTCGATGAAAGAGTTTGCTCAACAACTCACAGAGTTCTTGCAAGGGAAGTCGACAGCAGGATCACAGTCAAATGCCGATCCCGTTGCGCCACCATCTGAACTTCCCCCCACATTAGATTTCGACACGCAAACGCCGCCAGTTGCCTCTCCGCCTCCACTGCAGTTTGCCACGGATCCTCCGGTCACGGTATCCGAACCCGCGTCCGCCGCGGTTGGTGGCAGTAGTTTGTTTGCCGTCGCTCCGACACCGACTCGGGCATCCGCGAAAAAGAAGGACTACTCCAACGCCGGGCTGATCACGCTGAGTCTCGGATTCGTCAGCCTCGTGGCGTTGCTGATCGGTGGAGCAATCTTTCTTTCACAATCGCCAGCGGAATCAGTCGAAACCGAGGCGGTCGCCGCTGACTCTCCGAAATCGCAACGCTCGACGAAGAAAGCCAAACCCGTCGAAAATCAGCCACCCGCTGAGCCCGAGCCCGAAAACATCGAAGTTGTCGAAGCCCCCGAAACAGGAGAGTCACCGACAAACGACGAAACCAATGCGACGGTCGCCAGTACACAATCACCGTCGACAAGCCCACCAACGAGTCCTGCACCAATCACGATGGGAAATCGCGGAACAAGGGGGCCAACCATCATCAACCGACCGGCAAACCGCAATCGGAATGGGAGTGGCGGTTTTGGGCAAGGTGGTTTCGCGGGTGCTGGAAGTGGGGGACTAGTTAGCCCATCGAACGCGACAGAGCCGGCGGAACCATCCAAAGACGAGCCGGAACAAACAGACAACGAGCCGAAGAAACCCCGCGATCTGATCGAGGAAAAAAATCAGGCTCGAATTTCTCTCAACAAGACCACCGATCGGCGAAACTTCGATGATTGGTACAAGCTGCTCGAAGGGCAGTATTCCGATGCTGGTGGCGACCCACGCGAGGGAACCTATCAGTTCTTGCTGGTGAATGGTCAACGTTACGAGGCCGACGGTCTGGCCGAGGCCGCCAAATTCATGGCAACGAAAATACCGGTCAAGAACAGTTCGAGCCGGTATCGAGTTTGGTATCAACCAGCCAAATAG